A region from the Streptomyces tsukubensis genome encodes:
- a CDS encoding aminotransferase-like domain-containing protein, whose product MSPARRATRPPAHPGGGVVLRPGDLHPGVADPVMDTMNFLNEITLDHPEAISFAPGRPYEELFDTEEVFTHLRRYLDHLTDQGHTPARIRSTLFQYGPSAGLIRELVADSLRADEGIDVPAESVVITVGCQEAMFLALRALITGPDDVLMVSSPCYVGIAGAARLLDTEPVAVRERQDGLDCADLEAAVLEQRRRGRRPRALYTIPDHSNPSGTTMPLETRHELLALAARLDLLVLEDSPYRLVSPGPRLPTLKAIDRDRRVIHLGSYAKSLFPGARVGYAVADQTVLRADGTTGLLATELAKIKSMVTVNTSPLSQAVVAGALLAAGGRLTEHSKQAAAHYGNTLRHTLRTLEHAFPAERRTRLRVSWNAPAGGFFLTLNVPFRADDDALGRSARDFGVIWTPMSYFHPEGGGDHTIRLSASYLTHDDVEEGLRRLSDFVESEVAAA is encoded by the coding sequence ATGAGCCCTGCCCGCCGCGCAACGAGACCCCCCGCCCACCCGGGCGGGGGAGTGGTCCTGCGCCCCGGGGACCTCCACCCCGGCGTCGCGGACCCGGTGATGGACACGATGAACTTCCTCAACGAAATCACCCTGGACCATCCCGAAGCGATCTCCTTCGCCCCGGGACGGCCGTACGAGGAACTCTTCGACACCGAGGAGGTCTTCACCCACCTCCGCCGCTACCTCGACCACCTCACCGACCAGGGACACACCCCCGCCCGCATCCGCAGCACCCTGTTCCAGTACGGCCCCTCCGCCGGACTGATCCGCGAACTCGTCGCCGACTCGCTCCGCGCCGACGAAGGCATCGACGTCCCGGCCGAATCCGTCGTCATCACCGTCGGCTGCCAGGAAGCGATGTTCCTGGCCCTGCGCGCCCTCATCACCGGCCCCGACGACGTCCTGATGGTCTCCAGCCCCTGCTACGTGGGAATCGCCGGAGCCGCACGGCTCCTGGACACCGAACCCGTCGCCGTCAGGGAACGGCAGGACGGACTGGACTGCGCCGACCTGGAGGCCGCCGTCCTCGAACAGCGCCGCCGCGGCCGCAGACCCCGCGCCCTGTACACCATCCCCGACCACTCCAACCCCTCCGGCACCACCATGCCGCTGGAGACCCGGCACGAACTGCTGGCCCTGGCCGCCCGGCTCGACCTCCTCGTCCTGGAGGACAGCCCCTACCGGCTGGTCAGCCCCGGCCCCCGACTGCCAACGCTCAAAGCCATCGACCGCGACCGGCGCGTCATCCACCTGGGCTCCTACGCCAAATCCCTCTTCCCCGGCGCCCGCGTGGGCTACGCCGTCGCCGACCAGACGGTCCTGCGGGCCGACGGCACCACCGGACTGCTCGCCACCGAACTCGCCAAGATCAAAAGCATGGTCACCGTGAACACCTCCCCCCTCAGCCAGGCGGTCGTCGCGGGCGCCCTGCTGGCCGCCGGCGGCCGGCTCACCGAACACAGCAAACAGGCCGCCGCCCACTACGGAAACACCCTGCGGCACACCCTGCGGACCCTGGAACACGCCTTCCCCGCCGAACGCCGCACCCGGCTCCGGGTGAGCTGGAACGCACCCGCCGGGGGCTTCTTCCTGACCCTGAACGTGCCCTTCCGCGCCGACGACGACGCACTGGGCCGGTCCGCCCGCGACTTCGGAGTCATCTGGACCCCGATGTCCTACTTCCATCCGGAGGGCGGAGGTGATCACACCATCCGGCTGTCGGCCAGCTACCTCACCCACGACGACGTGGAAGAGGGACTCCGACGGCTGTCCGACTTCGTGGAGTCCGAAGTTGCCGCGGCATAA
- a CDS encoding thioesterase II family protein — MKESGNSAKDGVPDTLLCLPFAGAGPSFFHPWRRLSAGRWRIVPVELPGRERRILETPYRNVAEAVENSVDDIVADLGDRARTMIFGHSLGAVLAYELAPLLSARGIHVERLFVSGSPGPWTQRERRATGLSGDEFLARVEEFAGFRHEALDHPEMRELILPTLQADCEMHENYLPSTGEPLQVPICSIRGDSDGLVGPDQAREWKKATTEEFSYTEFPGDHMYLVDCAQEILHLIERESTGKRPGPAPD; from the coding sequence GTGAAGGAATCGGGCAACTCCGCGAAGGACGGGGTCCCGGACACGCTGCTGTGCCTGCCGTTCGCAGGCGCGGGACCGTCGTTCTTCCACCCGTGGCGGAGACTGTCCGCCGGCCGGTGGCGGATCGTCCCGGTCGAGCTGCCGGGGAGGGAACGGCGGATTCTGGAGACACCGTACCGGAACGTCGCAGAAGCGGTTGAGAATTCGGTCGACGACATCGTCGCGGACCTCGGCGACCGGGCGCGGACCATGATATTCGGACACAGCCTGGGCGCGGTCCTCGCCTACGAACTGGCACCCCTGCTGAGCGCCCGCGGCATACATGTGGAGCGGCTGTTCGTCAGCGGTTCACCCGGCCCGTGGACACAGCGGGAGAGACGGGCCACCGGACTTTCGGGCGACGAGTTTCTCGCCCGGGTCGAGGAGTTCGCAGGCTTCAGGCACGAGGCCCTGGACCATCCTGAGATGCGCGAGCTCATCCTCCCCACCCTGCAGGCCGATTGCGAAATGCACGAGAACTACCTTCCGAGCACCGGAGAACCGTTGCAAGTCCCGATCTGCTCGATCCGCGGCGACTCCGACGGCCTGGTCGGACCGGATCAGGCAAGGGAATGGAAGAAGGCAACGACGGAAGAGTTCAGCTATACAGAATTCCCCGGTGATCACATGTATCTGGTGGATTGCGCCCAGGAAATTCTCCACCTGATCGAGAGGGAATCCACCGGCAAACGCCCGGGCCCTGCGCCGGACTGA
- a CDS encoding non-ribosomal peptide synthetase, which yields MIPLSFAQRRMWLTHQLEDGAQTYNMSPAFRLTGVLDRTALTAAIGDLVDRHEILRTTYVTDDQDEPYQQILSPEAARVQVPVVEVAPDGLPGAVDAFITHRFDLAAEIPLRAALFRCSPEDHLLVLLIHHIASDGVSGGLIARDIATAYTARTAGRTPQWHPLSVQYKDYALWQRELLGDVNDPGSLAAAQADYWRKELAGVPQPLSLPLDRPRPAQRSSQGGMVAFGAEPDVGAGLQKLADEYGMTLAMVVQAALAVLLSKLGGGDDVPIGGPIAGRTDDALAELVGFFVNTQVLRVDLAGDPPFTRLLAQVREKTLAAYEHQDVPFETLVELINPDRSAAYQPLFQVMLAWHNWERGNFELPGLEVKFEQHTTSTAMFDLFFSMAVDESGALQCDLQYATELFDRDTAEAVAARFVRVLEQVAADPEILISSVEVLSAEERDRLVRGVNDTGQPLPATTLPGAFEAQVDRDPDRPALIADGATLTYGEFNRRANRLAHWLVEQGVGPERLVAVRIPRSVDLMVALYAVVKAGGAYLPVDTELPDDRVRQLLESADPLLVLDGTLPDLSGYPQDNPRRTLLPDHAAYVIYTSGSTGGPKGVQVSHRSIMNRLAWGLAHFEVGADDRVLLSTSASFDVSVPELFAPLQVGAAVVIAAPDARREPARLAELIRREQVTGADFVPSLLEAFVAEPAAKDCTSLRWMEVAGEAFPPELANRTAGLLPGCGVHNLYGPTEASVEVTAWQHVPGADRVPIGAPVWNTQVYVLDAFLRPVAPGTAGELYLAGAGLARGYLGQTALTAHRFVACPFGAPGTRMYRTGDIVRWNKDDQVEYLGRADFQVKVRGFRIELEEIENVLTGHPGVAQAVVVAREKQPGDNRLVGYVVPDPGAAAAETGDQVDEWRQVYDETYADSGDTEWGEDFEPWTSSYDGEPIPQEQMAEWRDAAVAQVMQFAPRRVLEIGVGSGLLLAKIVGEVEEYWGTDISPTVVDRVRTQADQAGWADRVRLTAQAADDVSGLPRGGFDTVVLNSVVQYFPSAEYLDHVLDRAMELLAPGGRLIVGDVRNAATLRLLLTAGKRTARPYATHEEIRALVEQALLAERELVVAPEWFAEWAQERSVGVDIRLKAGQTHNELTRHRYEVVLHKDPERVLDLTGVPAVPWDRDTTGPDGLRGLVERAGGPVRVTGIPNARLAAEAAGVTGRDTRSGKTLDPEDLAALARQQGLDAVLTWSGRAVHAFDAILLPALRSPRRTVCGGFVPGPGAGRTRANTPALATSIGPLLAELPGYLRGRLPDYMVPAVIVPLSELPLTPAGKLDRRALPVEQTAAARGGGPRNSHEEMLCSFFGELLGVEKVGIDDDFFALGGHSLLATRLSARIRKHFNLDMPLRTIVQFPTVAELAALVLTGSAPGDHGDAFEVLLPLNRDPGTGKPPVWFFHGGGGFGWAYFTFAPHLDRPAYCLQSRGFNGTDPLAESVEDMVEDYLNRIIEIQPEGPFSLIGWSYGGPLAHAVAEALDRRGHEVALLAVLDSQPACAGSGFRLPEVAGRTKELYRGDIEGVFGQFMNTEKMDAFLDRISRVGSSNLNKMALFESPVFRGDLLFFNATKDKEKSWGPDWRAFVLGSLEEHDVDATHHDLHMPESVRHIMKIITRKLAA from the coding sequence GTGATTCCGCTTTCGTTCGCACAGCGCCGCATGTGGCTGACGCACCAACTGGAAGACGGGGCCCAGACCTACAACATGTCCCCGGCGTTCCGGCTGACCGGCGTACTGGACCGGACCGCTCTCACCGCAGCCATCGGTGATCTCGTCGACCGGCACGAGATCCTGCGCACCACATATGTGACGGACGACCAGGACGAGCCCTACCAGCAGATCCTCTCCCCCGAAGCGGCCCGGGTGCAGGTGCCGGTGGTCGAGGTGGCGCCCGACGGTCTGCCGGGCGCGGTCGACGCATTCATCACCCACCGCTTCGACCTGGCGGCGGAGATCCCCCTCCGGGCAGCCCTCTTCCGCTGCTCACCCGAAGACCACCTCCTGGTCCTGCTCATCCACCACATCGCCTCGGACGGCGTCTCGGGCGGGCTGATCGCCCGGGACATCGCCACCGCCTACACCGCCCGCACCGCCGGCCGGACCCCGCAGTGGCACCCGCTGTCCGTGCAGTACAAGGACTACGCACTGTGGCAGCGCGAACTCCTCGGCGATGTGAACGACCCCGGCAGTCTGGCCGCGGCACAGGCCGACTACTGGCGCAAGGAACTGGCCGGAGTGCCGCAGCCGCTGAGTCTGCCGCTGGACCGTCCGCGGCCCGCGCAACGCAGCTCGCAGGGCGGCATGGTCGCCTTCGGGGCGGAACCGGACGTGGGGGCCGGGCTGCAGAAGCTGGCCGATGAGTACGGCATGACCCTGGCCATGGTCGTGCAGGCGGCGCTGGCCGTGCTGCTGAGCAAACTCGGCGGCGGGGACGACGTGCCGATCGGCGGACCGATCGCCGGGCGGACGGACGACGCACTGGCCGAGCTGGTCGGGTTCTTCGTCAACACACAGGTGCTGCGGGTCGATCTCGCCGGGGACCCGCCGTTCACCCGCCTGCTCGCACAGGTGCGGGAGAAGACACTGGCGGCCTACGAGCACCAGGACGTGCCCTTCGAGACACTGGTCGAGCTGATCAACCCCGACCGCTCCGCGGCGTACCAGCCGCTGTTCCAGGTGATGCTCGCCTGGCACAACTGGGAACGAGGGAACTTCGAGCTCCCCGGGCTGGAGGTGAAGTTCGAACAGCACACCACCTCCACAGCCATGTTCGATCTCTTCTTCAGCATGGCAGTGGACGAGTCGGGGGCGCTGCAGTGCGACCTCCAGTACGCGACCGAGCTGTTCGACCGGGACACGGCCGAGGCCGTCGCCGCCCGGTTCGTGCGGGTGCTGGAGCAGGTGGCCGCCGACCCCGAGATCCTGATCAGCTCCGTCGAGGTGCTGTCGGCGGAGGAGCGCGACCGGCTGGTGAGGGGTGTCAACGACACCGGGCAGCCGCTCCCCGCCACAACGCTGCCGGGCGCTTTCGAAGCCCAGGTCGACCGCGACCCCGACCGCCCCGCACTGATCGCCGACGGAGCGACGCTGACGTACGGCGAGTTCAACCGGCGCGCCAACCGACTGGCGCACTGGCTGGTGGAGCAGGGAGTGGGCCCCGAGCGGCTGGTGGCGGTGCGTATCCCGCGCTCCGTGGATCTGATGGTGGCGCTGTACGCGGTGGTCAAGGCGGGCGGAGCCTATCTGCCGGTCGACACCGAGCTGCCCGATGACCGGGTGCGGCAGTTGCTGGAGAGCGCGGACCCCCTGCTGGTCCTCGACGGGACACTTCCGGACCTGTCCGGCTATCCGCAGGACAATCCGCGGCGGACGCTGTTGCCGGACCATGCCGCGTACGTCATCTACACCTCCGGTTCCACCGGCGGACCCAAGGGAGTGCAGGTCTCCCACCGGTCGATCATGAACCGGCTGGCGTGGGGGCTGGCGCACTTCGAGGTGGGCGCCGACGACCGGGTGCTGCTGAGCACATCGGCGAGTTTCGATGTGTCGGTCCCGGAGCTGTTCGCGCCGTTGCAGGTGGGTGCCGCCGTGGTCATCGCCGCTCCGGACGCGCGCCGGGAACCTGCCCGGCTGGCCGAGCTGATCCGGCGGGAACAGGTGACCGGAGCGGACTTCGTCCCCTCCTTGCTGGAGGCGTTCGTCGCCGAGCCGGCCGCGAAGGACTGCACCAGCCTGCGCTGGATGGAGGTCGCGGGCGAGGCATTCCCGCCGGAGCTGGCCAACAGGACCGCCGGCCTGCTGCCCGGCTGCGGTGTGCACAACCTCTACGGGCCGACCGAGGCGTCGGTTGAGGTCACAGCCTGGCAGCACGTGCCCGGTGCGGACCGGGTGCCGATCGGCGCGCCGGTGTGGAACACGCAGGTGTACGTGCTGGATGCGTTCCTGCGCCCGGTGGCGCCCGGAACGGCCGGTGAGCTGTACCTGGCCGGTGCCGGGCTCGCCAGGGGATATCTGGGACAGACCGCGCTGACCGCGCACCGGTTCGTGGCATGCCCCTTCGGCGCACCCGGGACCCGGATGTACCGCACCGGGGACATCGTGCGGTGGAACAAGGACGACCAGGTCGAGTACCTCGGGCGGGCGGACTTCCAGGTGAAGGTCCGGGGCTTCCGCATCGAGCTGGAAGAGATCGAGAACGTACTGACCGGGCATCCCGGGGTGGCCCAGGCCGTCGTCGTGGCGCGGGAGAAACAGCCGGGCGACAACCGGCTCGTGGGGTACGTGGTGCCCGATCCGGGTGCCGCGGCGGCGGAAACCGGCGATCAGGTGGACGAGTGGCGCCAGGTGTACGACGAGACCTACGCCGACTCCGGCGACACGGAATGGGGCGAGGACTTCGAACCGTGGACGTCGTCGTACGACGGGGAGCCCATCCCGCAGGAACAGATGGCGGAGTGGCGGGACGCGGCGGTTGCGCAGGTCATGCAGTTCGCACCGCGCAGGGTGCTGGAGATCGGTGTGGGATCCGGCCTGCTCCTCGCGAAGATCGTCGGCGAGGTGGAGGAGTACTGGGGCACCGACATCTCGCCCACGGTCGTGGACCGGGTCCGCACCCAGGCCGATCAGGCCGGCTGGGCCGACCGGGTACGGCTGACCGCCCAGGCGGCCGACGATGTGTCGGGGCTGCCCCGGGGCGGGTTCGACACCGTGGTGCTCAACTCCGTGGTGCAGTACTTCCCGAGCGCCGAGTACCTCGACCACGTGCTGGACCGGGCGATGGAACTCCTCGCGCCGGGCGGCCGCCTGATCGTCGGTGACGTCCGCAACGCCGCGACGCTCCGACTGCTGCTGACCGCGGGGAAGCGCACGGCGCGGCCCTACGCCACCCACGAGGAGATACGGGCGCTGGTGGAGCAGGCGCTCCTCGCCGAGCGGGAGCTGGTGGTCGCACCGGAATGGTTCGCCGAGTGGGCACAGGAGCGCTCCGTCGGGGTCGACATCCGGCTGAAGGCGGGGCAGACGCACAATGAGCTCACCCGACACCGCTACGAGGTCGTCCTCCACAAGGATCCTGAACGCGTACTGGACCTGACCGGTGTGCCCGCAGTGCCGTGGGACCGGGACACGACCGGTCCGGACGGCCTGAGGGGCCTGGTGGAGCGGGCGGGCGGCCCGGTACGGGTGACCGGAATACCGAACGCGCGACTGGCGGCGGAGGCCGCAGGGGTCACCGGCAGGGACACCCGCTCCGGCAAGACCCTCGACCCGGAAGACCTTGCCGCCCTGGCACGGCAACAGGGCCTGGACGCCGTCCTCACCTGGTCGGGCCGGGCCGTCCACGCTTTTGACGCGATCCTCCTGCCCGCCTTGCGGAGCCCCCGGCGCACCGTCTGCGGAGGCTTCGTTCCCGGACCCGGTGCCGGGCGCACCCGGGCGAACACCCCGGCTCTGGCCACGTCGATCGGCCCGCTCCTGGCCGAACTGCCCGGGTATCTGCGCGGACGTCTTCCGGACTACATGGTCCCCGCGGTCATCGTGCCGCTGTCAGAGCTTCCGTTGACCCCGGCGGGCAAGCTCGACCGGCGTGCACTGCCGGTCGAGCAGACGGCCGCCGCGCGTGGCGGAGGACCGCGCAACTCCCACGAAGAGATGCTCTGCTCCTTCTTCGGTGAGCTGCTCGGCGTGGAGAAGGTCGGTATCGACGACGACTTCTTCGCGCTCGGTGGCCATTCGCTTCTGGCCACCCGGCTCAGCGCGAGAATCCGCAAGCACTTCAACCTCGACATGCCCCTGAGGACGATCGTCCAGTTCCCCACCGTTGCCGAGCTCGCCGCGCTGGTGCTCACCGGCAGTGCACCCGGCGACCACGGTGACGCGTTCGAGGTCCTTCTGCCACTGAACCGCGATCCCGGTACGGGGAAGCCACCGGTGTGGTTCTTCCACGGCGGCGGAGGCTTCGGCTGGGCCTACTTCACCTTCGCGCCCCACCTGGACCGGCCTGCCTACTGCCTCCAGTCCCGTGGCTTCAACGGCACGGACCCACTGGCGGAATCGGTGGAGGACATGGTCGAGGACTACCTCAACCGGATAATCGAGATCCAGCCCGAAGGGCCCTTCAGCCTGATCGGCTGGTCCTACGGCGGCCCGCTGGCGCACGCCGTCGCGGAGGCGCTCGACCGCCGCGGGCACGAAGTCGCCCTCCTGGCCGTACTGGACTCCCAGCCGGCGTGTGCCGGCAGCGGATTCAGGCTGCCGGAGGTAGCCGGCCGGACGAAGGAGCTCTACCGCGGAGACATCGAAGGAGTCTTCGGCCAGTTCATGAACACCGAGAAAATGGACGCCTTCCTGGACAGGATTTCGAGGGTGGGCTCCAGCAACCTCAACAAAATGGCCCTGTTCGAATCACCGGTCTTCCGCGGTGACCTGCTGTTCTTCAATGCAACGAAGGACAAGGAGAAATCGTGGGGCCCCGACTGGCGGGCGTTCGTCCTCGGTTCGCTCGAAGAGCACGACGTGGACGCCACACACCACGACCTGCACATGCCGGAATCGGTGCGACACATCATGAAGATCATCACCCGGAAGCTGGCGGCGTGA